Proteins co-encoded in one Enterobacter sp. R4-368 genomic window:
- the mdtD gene encoding multidrug transporter subunit MdtD, which yields MTEKKARSMAGLPWIAAMAFFMQALDATILNTALPAIAQSLGRSPLAMQSAIISYTLTVAMLIPMSGWLADRFGTRRVFMLAVSLFTLGSLACALSNSLPMLVVFRVIQGIGGAMMMPVARLALLRAYPRSELLPVLNFVTMPGLVGPILGPVMGGVLVTWASWHWIFLINIPIGLAGLFYARKYMPNFTTPRRSFDMGGFFLFGLSLVLFSSGMELFGEKLVASWIAFTIILSGILLLLAYVRHARRHPTPLISLNLFNTRTFSVGIAGNIASRLGTGCVPFLMPLMLQVGFGYPALIAGCMMAPTALGSILAKSMVTQILRWLGYRKTLVGITLFIGLMIAQFALQTPAMAIWMLVLPLFILGMAMSTQFTSMNTITLADLTDENASSGNSVLAVTQQLSISLGVAVSAAVLRFYEGFDSTNTVEQFHYTFITMGAITLISALVFMLLKAKDGRNLIKERHKKSG from the coding sequence ATGACAGAGAAGAAAGCGCGCAGTATGGCCGGCCTGCCGTGGATTGCGGCAATGGCTTTTTTTATGCAGGCACTGGATGCCACGATCCTTAACACCGCACTCCCCGCAATAGCACAAAGCCTTGGGCGTTCCCCTTTAGCAATGCAATCGGCGATTATCAGCTACACACTGACCGTCGCCATGCTTATCCCCATGAGCGGCTGGCTGGCCGATCGCTTCGGCACACGGCGCGTCTTTATGCTGGCAGTTAGCCTGTTTACCCTTGGCTCGCTGGCCTGCGCACTTTCTAATTCATTACCGATGCTGGTCGTGTTCCGCGTGATTCAGGGGATCGGCGGCGCGATGATGATGCCGGTTGCACGCCTGGCTTTGCTTCGGGCTTATCCGCGTAGCGAATTGCTGCCGGTACTGAACTTCGTCACCATGCCAGGGCTGGTCGGGCCGATTCTGGGACCGGTAATGGGCGGCGTGTTAGTTACCTGGGCAAGCTGGCATTGGATCTTCTTAATTAATATTCCGATTGGCCTCGCCGGTCTGTTTTATGCCCGCAAATACATGCCGAACTTCACCACGCCACGACGCAGTTTCGATATGGGCGGTTTTTTCCTGTTCGGTTTGAGCCTGGTGCTGTTCTCAAGCGGAATGGAGTTGTTTGGTGAGAAGCTGGTCGCCAGTTGGATCGCTTTTACTATCATTCTGAGCGGCATTTTGCTGCTACTGGCCTACGTTCGCCACGCGCGTCGCCATCCAACGCCGCTGATCTCACTCAACCTGTTTAACACCCGCACCTTCTCCGTCGGGATCGCCGGGAACATAGCTTCGCGGTTGGGTACCGGCTGCGTTCCTTTCCTGATGCCGCTGATGTTACAGGTGGGGTTCGGGTATCCGGCATTGATCGCTGGTTGCATGATGGCTCCCACCGCGCTGGGTTCTATCCTCGCAAAATCGATGGTAACCCAGATATTACGCTGGCTTGGTTACCGTAAAACACTGGTGGGAATCACGCTGTTTATTGGTTTGATGATTGCCCAGTTCGCCTTACAAACACCGGCAATGGCAATATGGATGCTGGTATTGCCGCTGTTCATCCTGGGGATGGCAATGTCCACGCAGTTCACCTCAATGAACACTATTACGCTTGCAGACTTAACTGACGAGAACGCCAGCAGCGGTAATAGTGTGCTGGCGGTAACACAGCAACTGTCGATTAGCCTCGGCGTGGCGGTTAGCGCAGCGGTGCTGCGTTTCTATGAAGGGTTTGACAGCACAAACACAGTGGAGCAATTCCACTACACCTTTATCACTATGGGCGCGATCACGCTGATTTCCGCGTTAGTGTTTATGTTGTTGAAAGCAAAAGATGGTCGCAACCTGATTAAAGAACGGCACAAAAAGTCAGGCTGA
- a CDS encoding FadR/GntR family transcriptional regulator — translation MPLNAQQLAAQKNISWVLAEKLAQQILKGEYAPGSILPGEMELGEKFGVSRTAVREAVKTLTAKGMVLPRPRIGTRVMPRGNWNFLDKELLSWWMHEDNFQDVVQHFLIMRSSLEPQACLLAATLGSAEQKAYLNTLMEEMVLLKKNFNRERWVEVDMAWHEHIYAMSDNPFLISFSTLFHSIYHTYFTSITQNEVVKLDLHQAIVDAIQESDGDSAFRACQLLLNTPN, via the coding sequence ATGCCGCTAAACGCACAACAACTTGCCGCGCAGAAAAACATCTCCTGGGTTCTGGCTGAGAAACTGGCGCAACAAATCCTGAAGGGAGAATATGCTCCAGGAAGTATTCTGCCGGGTGAGATGGAGCTGGGTGAGAAGTTTGGCGTAAGCCGCACCGCGGTCAGAGAAGCGGTAAAGACATTAACCGCAAAAGGGATGGTGCTTCCCCGCCCGCGTATTGGTACTCGCGTCATGCCGCGCGGAAACTGGAACTTCCTTGATAAGGAACTGCTCTCCTGGTGGATGCATGAGGATAACTTCCAGGACGTTGTTCAACACTTTCTCATTATGCGCAGCAGTCTTGAGCCTCAGGCGTGTCTGCTCGCCGCCACGCTGGGTAGCGCGGAACAAAAAGCGTATCTCAATACATTAATGGAAGAGATGGTGTTGCTGAAAAAGAACTTCAACCGCGAACGCTGGGTAGAAGTCGATATGGCATGGCATGAACATATTTATGCGATGAGCGATAACCCGTTTCTTATTTCATTCTCCACACTGTTTCATTCTATCTATCACACCTACTTTACCTCTATTACACAAAATGAAGTGGTCAAGCTCGACCTTCACCAGGCGATTGTGGACGCCATCCAGGAAAGCGATGGCGACAGCGCGTTCCGGGCGTGCCAGCTATTATTGAATACGCCGAATTAA
- the mobB gene encoding molybdopterin-guanine dinucleotide biosynthesis protein MobB, protein MIPLLAIAAWSGTGKTTLLKKLIPALCEQGIRPGLIKHTHHDMDVDKPGKDSYELRKAGAAQTLVASSQRWALMTETPDEAELDLAYLVSRMDATKLDLVLVEGFKHEAVPKILLWRHDCGHDLAELTLDKHVIAIASDIPLRQGVPVLNLNDIEQIVTFILRWMRQVG, encoded by the coding sequence ATGATCCCACTACTTGCTATTGCTGCCTGGAGCGGAACCGGCAAAACGACGCTGCTTAAGAAGTTGATTCCAGCTCTCTGCGAACAAGGTATTCGTCCGGGCTTAATCAAACATACTCATCACGATATGGACGTCGATAAGCCCGGTAAAGACAGCTATGAATTACGTAAAGCAGGTGCGGCGCAAACGTTGGTTGCCAGTTCACAACGATGGGCGTTAATGACAGAAACCCCAGATGAAGCCGAGCTGGATTTGGCATATCTGGTTAGCAGAATGGATGCAACAAAACTGGATCTGGTATTAGTCGAGGGTTTTAAACATGAGGCAGTGCCTAAGATCCTGCTCTGGCGGCATGACTGCGGTCATGATTTAGCGGAGTTAACGCTGGACAAGCATGTTATCGCCATTGCCAGTGATATCCCTCTGAGGCAGGGTGTGCCGGTACTAAACCTGAATGATATTGAGCAGATAGTAACGTTTATTTTGCGCTGGATGAGGCAAGTGGGTTAG
- the mobA gene encoding molybdenum cofactor guanylyltransferase MobA, giving the protein MTDSSAVTGVVLAGGKASRMGGKDKGLQELNGKPLWQHVAERLAPQVSSLVISANRNLEIYRASGLPILTDTLDDFPGPLAGILSVMQQSDGEWFLFCPCDTPRIPTDLMARLQKNRQHNAPAVWANDGERDHPAIALVHRSILPFLQDYLASGERRVMVFMRQAGGHSVDCSDVKSAFTNVNTPDDLAHWQERT; this is encoded by the coding sequence GTGACGGACAGTAGTGCAGTAACAGGTGTGGTGCTGGCAGGAGGAAAAGCCTCGCGGATGGGTGGAAAAGATAAAGGGCTGCAGGAGTTAAATGGCAAACCGCTGTGGCAACATGTTGCGGAACGGCTGGCACCACAGGTATCCAGCTTAGTTATCAGCGCCAATCGAAACCTTGAAATCTATCGCGCCAGTGGCTTACCCATCCTCACAGATACGCTGGATGATTTTCCCGGCCCGCTGGCGGGAATTCTCTCCGTTATGCAGCAAAGCGATGGGGAGTGGTTTCTGTTTTGCCCGTGCGATACGCCGCGTATACCAACGGATCTTATGGCTCGGTTACAAAAGAACCGGCAGCATAATGCGCCGGCAGTGTGGGCTAATGATGGCGAACGAGATCACCCGGCAATTGCTCTGGTACACCGCAGCATTTTACCATTTTTGCAGGATTATCTCGCCAGCGGCGAACGTCGAGTGATGGTATTTATGCGACAAGCCGGAGGACATTCGGTGGATTGTAGTGATGTGAAATCCGCATTCACAAATGTGAACACCCCTGATGATCTCGCGCACTGGCAGGAGAGAACATGA
- a CDS encoding YihD family protein codes for MKCKRLNEVIELLQPAWQKEPELNLVQFLQKLAQESGYQGDLVDLSDDILIYHLKMRDSSKDAVIPGIQKDYEEDFKTALLRARGVIKE; via the coding sequence ATGAAATGTAAACGCCTGAATGAAGTTATCGAACTTCTCCAGCCCGCATGGCAAAAAGAGCCGGAGCTTAATTTAGTGCAATTTTTGCAGAAACTGGCGCAAGAGTCAGGTTATCAAGGCGACCTGGTGGATTTAAGTGATGACATCCTGATCTATCACCTGAAAATGCGCGACTCCTCGAAAGATGCGGTGATCCCCGGCATTCAGAAGGATTATGAAGAGGATTTTAAAACCGCGCTGTTGCGCGCGCGCGGCGTGATTAAAGAGTAA
- a CDS encoding serine/threonine protein kinase: protein MTCNAFTFQTLHPDTIMDALFEQGIRVDSGLTPLNSYENRVYQFQDEDRKRYVVKFYRPARWSAEQILEEHEFALDLQRDDVPVAAPLAFNNQTLLTHQDFFFAVFPSVGGRQFEADNLEQMEWVGRYLGRMHQTGSKKRFTSRPEIGVKEYLIEPRQLFETSTLVPSALKDEFLRAADKLIDAVMAQWHNRFNLLRLHGDCHAGNILWRDGPMFVDLDDARNGPAVQDLWMLLHGDKAEQRMQLEIIVEAYEEFSEFNMAELGLMEPLRAMRLVYYLAWLIRRWDDPAFPKNFPWLSSEDHWRRQILIFLEQVKVLQEPPLALTPMY, encoded by the coding sequence ATGACCTGCAACGCCTTTACTTTTCAGACATTACACCCGGATACCATTATGGATGCGCTGTTTGAGCAGGGGATCCGGGTGGATTCCGGGCTTACCCCGCTTAACAGCTATGAAAACCGCGTTTATCAGTTTCAGGATGAAGATCGCAAACGCTATGTGGTGAAGTTTTACCGCCCGGCGCGTTGGTCTGCAGAACAAATTCTTGAAGAGCATGAATTTGCTTTAGATTTGCAGCGTGATGACGTGCCAGTTGCGGCCCCGCTCGCTTTCAACAATCAAACCTTACTCACGCATCAGGACTTCTTTTTCGCCGTTTTCCCAAGCGTTGGCGGCCGTCAGTTTGAAGCCGACAACCTGGAGCAAATGGAGTGGGTGGGCCGCTACCTTGGCCGTATGCATCAAACCGGCAGTAAAAAGCGTTTTACAAGTCGTCCTGAAATAGGCGTTAAAGAATATCTGATTGAGCCACGCCAACTTTTTGAAACATCAACGCTCGTTCCTTCTGCTTTAAAAGATGAATTTTTGCGTGCAGCCGATAAGCTTATCGATGCTGTAATGGCGCAATGGCATAATCGTTTTAATCTTCTGCGTCTGCATGGTGATTGCCATGCAGGGAATATTCTCTGGCGAGACGGGCCAATGTTCGTTGATTTAGACGATGCCCGTAATGGCCCCGCCGTACAGGATCTCTGGATGTTGCTACACGGCGATAAAGCCGAGCAGCGTATGCAACTGGAGATAATTGTCGAGGCCTACGAAGAATTCAGTGAATTCAACATGGCTGAGCTGGGGTTAATGGAGCCGCTACGCGCCATGCGCCTGGTTTACTATCTGGCATGGCTGATTCGTCGTTGGGACGATCCAGCATTTCCCAAAAATTTTCCGTGGCTGAGTAGTGAAGATCACTGGCGCAGGCAAATATTGATTTTTCTTGAACAGGTGAAAGTTCTTCAAGAACCACCTTTAGCATTAACACCAATGTATTAA
- the dsbA gene encoding thiol:disulfide interchange protein DsbA, which produces MKKIWLALAGMILAFSASAAQPTDGKQFITLDKPVAGEPQVLEFFSFYCPHCYDFEQVWHVADAVKKKLPEGTKMTKYHVEFLGPLGKEMTQAWAVAMALGVEDKITSPLFEAVQKTQTVKSVADIRDVFISAGVKGEEYDAAWNSFVVKSLVAQQEKAAADLQLQGVPAMFVNGKYQVNLQGMDGSSLDAFVQDYANTVKYLVEKK; this is translated from the coding sequence ATGAAGAAGATTTGGCTGGCGCTGGCAGGAATGATTCTGGCTTTTAGCGCCTCAGCAGCACAACCTACAGACGGCAAGCAATTTATTACGCTTGATAAGCCAGTGGCGGGAGAGCCGCAGGTGCTTGAGTTCTTCTCGTTTTATTGCCCGCATTGCTACGACTTTGAACAGGTCTGGCATGTTGCTGACGCGGTGAAGAAGAAGCTGCCAGAAGGGACAAAAATGACCAAATACCACGTGGAATTCTTAGGCCCACTGGGTAAAGAGATGACGCAGGCGTGGGCTGTGGCCATGGCGCTTGGTGTGGAAGATAAAATCACCTCTCCACTGTTTGAAGCCGTGCAGAAAACGCAAACCGTGAAGTCTGTTGCTGATATTCGCGATGTCTTCATCAGCGCGGGCGTGAAAGGCGAAGAGTATGATGCTGCGTGGAACAGCTTCGTGGTGAAATCGCTGGTTGCTCAGCAAGAAAAAGCGGCTGCGGATTTACAACTGCAGGGTGTTCCTGCCATGTTTGTTAACGGGAAATACCAGGTTAACCTGCAGGGTATGGACGGGAGCAGCCTGGATGCCTTCGTTCAGGACTACGCAAATACCGTGAAATATCTGGTTGAGAAGAAGTAA
- a CDS encoding acyltransferase encodes MSRFLAVATLFLSVLLTILVTIFCSVPIIIAGMLKLLIPVPAVWRAISAFCNFMMYCWCEGLSWLLHLNPYLKWDVEGLEGLDKKNWYLLICNHHSWADIVVLCVLFRKHIPMNKYFLKQQLAWVPFIGLACWALDMPFMRRYSRSYLIRHPERRGKDVETTRRSCEKFRFHPTTIVNFVEGSRFTEEKRQQTRSSFKNLLSPKAAGVAMALNVLGKQFDKLLDVTLCYPENDRTPFFDMLSGKLTRIVVRVNLLPVDEALHGDYVNDKNFKRRFQQWLNKLWLGKDELIDTIKAEYKNAGQ; translated from the coding sequence ATGTCGAGATTCCTTGCGGTAGCCACTCTATTTTTGAGTGTCCTGCTCACCATATTGGTTACCATTTTTTGCTCCGTGCCCATTATTATCGCCGGAATGCTCAAGCTGTTAATTCCCGTTCCTGCGGTATGGCGCGCGATCTCCGCTTTCTGCAATTTTATGATGTATTGCTGGTGTGAAGGGCTTTCCTGGTTATTGCATCTCAACCCTTATTTAAAATGGGATGTTGAAGGGCTCGAAGGCCTGGATAAGAAGAACTGGTATTTGCTGATCTGCAATCATCATAGTTGGGCAGATATTGTGGTGTTATGTGTACTGTTTCGTAAACATATTCCCATGAACAAATATTTCCTTAAACAGCAACTGGCGTGGGTACCTTTTATTGGCCTAGCCTGCTGGGCGCTGGATATGCCTTTTATGCGTCGTTACTCCAGAAGTTATCTGATTCGCCACCCTGAACGTCGGGGTAAAGATGTCGAAACTACGCGCCGTTCATGCGAGAAATTTCGCTTTCACCCAACCACTATTGTGAACTTTGTTGAAGGCTCACGCTTTACGGAAGAAAAACGCCAACAGACACGCTCTTCTTTCAAAAACCTGCTGTCGCCAAAAGCAGCAGGTGTTGCCATGGCGCTAAATGTATTGGGTAAACAGTTCGATAAATTGCTTGATGTTACGCTCTGTTATCCGGAAAACGACCGGACGCCGTTCTTTGATATGCTCAGCGGTAAGCTGACGCGTATTGTCGTGCGAGTCAATTTATTGCCGGTGGATGAAGCGCTACATGGGGACTACGTTAACGATAAGAATTTTAAACGGCGTTTCCAGCAGTGGCTGAATAAACTGTGGCTTGGAAAAGACGAACTGATTGATACTATCAAAGCAGAATACAAAAACGCCGGTCAGTGA